GTTCAAAGTGGCGTTCTTCGTGTGGCGCACGTCTCCTCTGAAGATCAACTTGCGGATGCTCTCACCAAGCCACTTCCACGCCACCGTTTTCTTCAGCTTAAAAACAAGATTGGAATTCTCTCCCGCGCTCCATCTTGAGGGGGCATAATAGAGATGTAACAAAGATAATTAGTTGCCTCCTTATCCTCTGCTCCTTCCTTATCCTCTGCTGCTTCCTTATCATCTACTGGCTCTTCCTTATCAGCTTGTGattattcaaatatatttaaacgtTGTTTGTTATAGTTGTAACTCATAAATTATAGGATTCAGTTGTAACCTTCCTAGTTTGTAGGTTTTTCAAACACTTCTGATTTGTATTTATACGGGTGTTTTATCAATGAGAAATATAAGTCTTTACATCATTTTATCAACAGCTCCAAAGTTCAACAAAACTATAGAGGGTAGAGACTGGACCTGAAGAATTCACAAGAGCTCCAATAATTACTCAGGAGAAGGCACTACATTCAATGATCCAAGAGGGTCACTGtcttgaaaaaaaaggagaagagttGACAAAGGGTCACATCGATGAAAAAATCATGGTTACAGCACTCTTGATCCAAAACAAGAGAATTGAGCAATGGCAATTGATAAAGCCATGATGACATACGAGATGACCTATAATTATAATCCGCCATCACAGTTGTAGAATTGTTGaaagaatcaaagaaagaaaatcactttttatttgttctcGAAACTAACCAAGCTgggaaaaattattgttttggtggAGAGATATCAGTTACTTAGcgtatttctttttcattgccATTTCCTTTGCAGAATGCTATAATCTGATTAATAATTCACCAAAACTAACTCAAAGTCAAAGTTTACGTTCTTAAGCATATTTATTATACTTGCCTAGTGACGGGTTGGCCGGTCAATCCTTGAATCAGCAATTCAACCTGGATTTATTctaaatcaatatcattttttttaaataaaacaatgttatttggataaaaaaaactaaattatcatgtttttgatgaaattaaaaaaattattttaaatttactcGGACGATCTCACTTAAGTTTCCCCAAATTAATCAGGTGAATTGGATTTGATCAAGTTAACTTTCAatctgatttaaaaataaacttggcTAGAGTAATGGGTTGACCAGGTCAATTTTTAGATCGGCAAGTCaacttaaatttatttcaaattaatgtcattttatttttaaaaaataaaacaatgttgtgtggataaaaaaaaattaaattgtcatgttttggatgaaaattaagaaaattatttaaagttcACTCAGTTTTTTTCACTTAGATTTGGccaaattaatcaagttaaataaaatagatttaatcaagttaactttcaatttaatttaaaaacaaacttggCCCAGTTTATGGGCCTCTAAAGCGACCCGCTAAGTCAGTTTAGGTTAGATAACTATGCACGAAAGTTACACTATTCAAAAACTAGAAACTCTTTGGTACAATTTGTGTTTGATGTGGAATTATGCTGAATCTTCGTGAGATTGCCACCTTGATACAACTGAAGCAATTTGAAAATAACAGAAGTTTATTATTGCTTTCATTCGATAACATACCAGAGACAATAACATGTTCCTGGTCGTAGACTTCTGGATGAAGTTGCAGCTCACCACAGAAAATTAACTAACAATATCAGGAATCACCATCAATGGCGATTTGCTTGTTTTCtgcattatttttgtttcctaGTAGCATTAGTTTTCTAGTAGCATTAACGGTCTGCAAATGAAACAGCACAAGCCATTCATTTACGTGTTTCTTTTCCAAGACTGGCCTCGCGCATGGCAACAAACTTCTCAGCCAGCTTGTCTCTATCGGGCCAGCTTCCATGGATGACTGGAGCATTTGCAAAGTCTTGCATCCATGCCACTAGGGATGGAAAACTTTCCTGGTCCACCAGTTTTAGACCTGCTACCTCCTCAATGATATTAAGGTAATAAGCAAGCCATCCTAATGCAAGGTCTGCTAGTCCAATTGCCTCCCCGCCGAAGAATTTCTTTCCTCTTAGCTCTTCTTCTAAATATCTCAAGTTCTGCAAGGATGCAAGTATCCCTTCTTCTTGCTCTTTTCCCTCCTTCAAGAGCACATCCCACTTAATTAACTGGAAGACCTGCAACCACAAGTAAAccgaataaaaagttaaaaaccaaTGAGAAATCGGTCCGTATAAAAACCTCTGATTGTTCTGGAAGCGGCATGGCACCTGCAATAATTACCTTGTCATCACTAAATTTGGCCCAGAAACGAGCATTGGCTTTCTGGTAAGGATCTTCAGGCAACAAAGGAGTTTGCTTCCATGTCTCTTCAATGTATTCAAGAATAACTAGTGATTCACAGATGGCTTTACCGTCGTGGACAAGCACAGGAACCTTCTTTCCGACAGGATTATATTGCAAGAGCAAAGGGCTCTTGTGGAAGAGATCTTCGCATATTACATCAAACTTAACACCCTTCAATCTCAGTGCCCAGATGACTCTCAAAGGAAATGGACTTGACCATGACCTAAAAACCTTCACTTCCTCTGCCATGATCGATGTGCTTTGTTATCTCAAGAGACATAGCCCATCGCCTTTTATAATCAACAATTTCCCTGTAGCTTTTGCTATATTGTCCCTAACATTATCAATATTTGAACAACAGCCACCTTATTTCACCAGATTCTCCCTTTTCTCCCTGCTTACTACCAAAATTCCATCTCtaaccattatttttttgggtaaaactgtctattatattttcataatgaATTGTGCTGAATCCACTTAAATCCAGATCTCTAAAATATTGATCAGTGGATCCAAAGGTGGGACTCGAATGATCAAATCCATCATCAATCAAATGGTGGAGGAGTTTCTAGCATAATTTTAAACCCAGATCATGAGTCAGGAGAATCTAGACaaagttaattgttttttttcttaagcctGAACATGTCGAAACCCTAGACCAGTAGAGTTCTAAATGACTCGTTAGGTCAATCCAAGTTTTATAACTAAGTTTTCATTCAACATCTCAATTTCAATGCATTTATCATTATACTTTTATGAGACATGAACTTGGTCCAATTACAGGGAGGGTTGAAATACAAAGTGAACGACAAAATACTCGTGCAGAAACCTAAAAACTCAAGAGTTCAAGGATTGCTTTCATAAATTCATGACAAAACAAAACTCTCTCTAAAATTTTAAGCAAAGAGGAAATACGCAAGTGATGACGTATTGATGTCTGGACAATTCCAAGCTGATCTCCATGGATTCTTCGAACTCGGCTTGAATTTCCATGATAAAGTGCCCACGAGAGGTCGAATGTTGCCATTTGTAGTCAATTGTTTGTATGTTTGTGAGTGTTTCTGTCTAGTTTAGGGAAGATGAGTAGAAGCTTAATTACAactcttttctttatatatagtttaatattaatttatataaaaaaaagagtttactATTAATCACTTTAAGCATAGTTTGATAAGATtgttgaatttcttaatttcctACGTGtcataaattatgtttgtcGTGTTCTTAAAAATCTCATACAAGTTTCTAAAGCTTTTCCTTGGAAAATGATGGCGACCATGTTGCCTGGCATGTcacaatctcaaaaaaaaaaaaaaaaacaaaatttatcgcAATactaagatattatttatttttatgttttaaaaatagttttaaaaaaaataaaaaaattatttattatttattttaaattaatttttttatgtttttagatattttattgatattaaaaattatttttaaaaattaataattaataattttttatttgttcgaATCAATTGGTAATCAATGttacactatttttttattacatggcttgaattattattctaaaacaaaacaataaagataatagtataaaaattcatttaaaaattgactagcaacatatttatttttcatctttattttcgGCTCTTCAtctcttctataaaaaccaaacataaCCTCAACAACCTTGCTTCTTTGTGTGTTTAGAAGTGtgatggaaattatttttttattaaaaatatatcaacataatattttttatttttaatatttatttttgacattaacacatcaaaatgatttaaaagatataaaaaattattttaaaattaaaaaaaaattaaaaaacattgtcTAACTACAATCCCAAACATctccatatatttattttaggtcagcgtatgaaatattaaaattaaaacttcaaaacaTATAAGTCTACAAagcctttttttatctttaaaaaaacacaaataatctCTCCCCCTTCCTTCGTCCTCTTCTCTAACAATGGTCAAGAGGTGTCGAGCAATAACCCGAGTTTAGCaaagttaattttgaaaataattcaaagtaaaACTTGGACTGACTCAGGTTTCAAGTGGGATAcaacagtaaaaaataaaaatcatagtgaaattaaatgtttttgtaaCAGTCAATAAGAGAATGATTTTATAGTGTATAGACTAGTTACTTCTTATAATttactatgaaaaaaatagaaaaatataagttGAAGATCCATGTCCCATGAATTTTTTCTCTGTTTAAATCGCGGTGCAAaccatgttttataaaattttgaattattttttttgtttaaaataaatttatttttttatttaaaataaattgttttaatatactaatattaaaaataaatttttaaaaataaatttttttatcttaatatattttaaataaaatatactttacaTCACCAACGGTATCACAATCCCAAAGAACGGTTGGCCTAGCATACAATATTTATTGGCTTGCACATGCTACTCTTAGTTTCATTGACTATGCAGTATATAGGGCCTCTCCAGTATCTCGATGGGCTTGATTAACTTAGGCCCAGTAGTGGTAGTCCAGATATTAGTGAATCAGGTCTAGAGTAGTTCATTCCATTGGACCAAACCCATTGAACTCTTACCCATCCACTGAGAAAGCCCAGCCCATCTGTTAGCCTGATAATAACGTGGTGGATTGGTTCCAACGAATgtgaacatgattttttttcctcaattttaatttttttaaggatagATATAAATTCAAGGTTTTGATTATGACATCGATATTTATACATTATCTACGTGTATTTATGCTAATTTTACTTTACAAATACTCCAATATATAACCTCAATAATGGTTGAagagatttgttttgattttttaattttaaaatcaataattaaaaaaataatattttttaggagaTCTATAACGATAATAAATGGTTATTTTGAGTGATCACTCACCTTGTAGAGGATGGTAAACCTGCTTGAGAGATGAAAGATTTTACTCCAAATAATGATATTACAATTTCATGGCAACGTCCCCCTCTTGATTTCATGAAATTATATGTGAAAGGAAGCTAATTTTTATGCGGATTTTCTAGCCAAGCTAAgagcatagttttttttaaaattcattgttgtcagatttaaaaaacttaaaatattatcaatatttttaatattttttaatattttttaaaaattaatattgacatGCTGCGGAAGTGGAGATAATATATTAGTGTATTCTatatcaaatacaaaataacttgttaaaatactatttt
The Populus nigra chromosome 3, ddPopNigr1.1, whole genome shotgun sequence genome window above contains:
- the LOC133688012 gene encoding probable glutathione S-transferase — encoded protein: MAEEVKVFRSWSSPFPLRVIWALRLKGVKFDVICEDLFHKSPLLLQYNPVGKKVPVLVHDGKAICESLVILEYIEETWKQTPLLPEDPYQKANARFWAKFSDDKVFQLIKWDVLLKEGKEQEEGILASLQNLRYLEEELRGKKFFGGEAIGLADLALGWLAYYLNIIEEVAGLKLVDQESFPSLVAWMQDFANAPVIHGSWPDRDKLAEKFVAMREASLGKETRK